The Osmerus eperlanus chromosome 22, fOsmEpe2.1, whole genome shotgun sequence genome window below encodes:
- the prdx2 gene encoding peroxiredoxin-2 — MSSGNAKIGQAAPQFKATAVVDGQFKDIQLSDYKGKYVVFFFYPLDFTFVCPTEIVAFSDRAADFRKIGCEVIAASTDSHFSHLAWINTPRKQGGLGPMSIPLVADLTQSISRDYGVLKEEDGIAYRGLFVIDDKGILRQITINDLPVGRSVDETLRLVQAFQHTDKYGEVCPAGWKPGSDTIVPDVQKSKEFFSKQ; from the exons ATGTCTTCGGGAAATGCCAAGATTGGCCAGGCTGCCCCGCAGTTCAAAGCCACGGCCGTCGTGGACGGACAGTTCAAAGACATTCAGCTGTCCGACTACAAAG GGAAGTACGTGGTGTTCTTCTTCTACCCCCTGGACTTCACCTTTGTCTGCCCTACCGAGATCGTGGCCTTCAGCGACAGGGCCGCGGACTTCCGCAAGATTGGCTGCGAGGTCATCGCCGCCTCCACAGACTCCCACTTCAGTCACCTGGCATG GATCAACACACCCAGGAAACAGGGTGGCCTGGGCCCCATGAGCATCCCCCTGGTGGCCGACCTCACCCAGTCCATCTCCAGGGACTATGGCGTGCTGAAGGAGGAGGACGGAATCGCATATAG GGGTCTGTTTGTGATTGACGACAAGGGCATCCTGAGGCAGATCACCATCAACGACCTGCCCGTCGGTCGCTCCGTGGACGAGACCCTGCGCCTGGTCCAGGCCTTCCAGCACACCGACAAATACGGAGAGG TGTGCCCCGCTGGCTGGAAGCCAGGAAGTGACACCATCGTCCCCGACGTACAGAAGAGCAAGGAGTTCTTCTCCAAACAGTAA